From Oryza brachyantha chromosome 9, ObraRS2, whole genome shotgun sequence, a single genomic window includes:
- the LOC102704553 gene encoding probable polygalacturonase, protein MASLLLLLLLLLAPAEAGTSHARVFSVADYGAAGDGVRYDTGAIQAAVEACAAAGGGRVLLPAPGDYLTATVHLRSRVVLEVAPGARLLGGTRQGDYPPESRRWYVVLAENTTGAGVTGGGEINGQGGAFVVTPNAQKNIMVSWNVTGDCKGDECRPRLVGFIDSKDVRIHDITLNQPAYWCLHLVRCDNSVIHNVSIYGDFDTPNNDGIDIEDSNNTVITDCHIDTGDDAICPKSTTGPVFNFTATNCWIRTKSCAIKFGSASFFDFKKLVFDNITIVDSHRGLGMQIRDGGNVRDVVFSNIKISTRYYHPSWWGRAEPIYITTCPRHPDSKEGTISEIQFINISSVSENGVFLAGSKHGLLRNLKFKNVDLTYKRWTNYSGGLYDYRPGCQEMVKHRTGGMMLEHISGLEIDNVRMRWTRGSLKGWDVDPLLFRASTIDKLSFHNWQSLDVSR, encoded by the exons ATGGCGTCTCttctgctactgctgctgctgctgctggcgccGGCGGAAGCGGGCACGTCGCATGCCCGCGTCTTCTCCGTGGCGGActacggcgcggcgggcgatgGCGTGCGGTACGACACGGGGGCCATCCAGGCGGCCGTCGAAGCCTGCGCGGCCGCGGGGGGCGGGCGCGTCCTCCTCCCGGCGCCTGGGGACTACCTGACGGCGACCGTCCACCTCCGCTCGCGGGTGGTGCTCGAGGTCGCCCCCGGGGCGCGGCTGCTGGGCGGGACCAGACAGGGGGACTACCCGCCGGAGTCGCGCCGCTGGTACGTCGTGCTCGCCGAGAACACCACCGGCGCCGgggtcaccggcggcggcgagattaACGGCCAGGGCGGGGCATTCGTGGTCACGCCCAACGCGCAGAAGAACATCATGGTGAGCTGGAACGTCACCGGCGACTGCAAGGGCGACGAGTGCCGCCCGCGGCTCGTCGGCTTCATCGACTCCAAGGATGTCAGGATCCATGACATCACCCTCAACCAGCCCGCCTACTGGTG TCTACATCTTGTCAGGTGTGACAATTCAGTGATCCACAATGTGTCGATATATGGGGATTTTGACACTCCCAACAACGACGGCATCGACATTGAGGATTCGAACAACACGGTCATCACGGATTGTCACATCGACACCGGAGACGATGCAATATGCCCAAAATCAACCACAGGTCCTGTTTTCAACTTTACGGCAACGAACTGCTGGATCCGGACTAAATCCTGTGCTATCAAGTTTGGAAGCGCTAGCTTCTTTGACTTCAAGAAGCTGGTATTTGACAACATTACGATAGTTGATTCACATCGAGGACTTGGAATGCAGATCAGAGATGGAG GGAATGTGAGAGATGTAGTGTTCTCAAACATCAAAATAAGCACCAGGTACTACCATCCTTCATGGTGGGGGAGAGCTGAGCCGATCTACATCACCACATGTCCGAGGCACCCAGATTCCAAAGAAGGAACCATTTCAGAAATACAGTTCATCAACATCTCCTCAGTATCAGAAAATGGAGTTTTCTTGGCTGGATCAAAGCACGGGCTGCTTCGCAACCTCAAGTTCAAGAATGTCGACCTAACCTACAAGAGATGGACAAACTACTCGGGAGGGCTGTATGATTACAGACCTGGATGCCAGGAGATGGTGAAGCACAGGACCGGTGGTATGATGCTAGAGCACATCTCTGGCCTAGAGATCGACAATGTGAGGATGAGATGGACAAGAGGAAGCCTCAAAGGCTGGGATGTTGATCCTCTCCTCTTCCGGGCATCAACAATTGACAAGCTGTCATTCCATAACTGGCAGTCGCTGGATGTCAGTAGGTAA
- the LOC102709486 gene encoding uncharacterized protein LOC102709486, with protein MRAISSAAGGMLRARLRGAARVRGGGQGEGAGRWSTPGHEERPKGYLFNRPPPPPGESRKWEDWELPCYLTSFLTVVILGVGLNAKPDLTLETWAHQKALERLQQQELASAEAQAE; from the coding sequence ATGCGGGCgatctcgtcggcggcgggagggatgCTGCGGGCGCGGCTGCGCGGGGCGGCGcgcgtccgcggcggcgggcaagGCGAGGGCGCGGGGCGGTGGTCGACCCCGGGGCACGAGGAGCGGCCCAAGGGTTACCTGTTcaaccggccgccgccgccgccgggggagTCGCGGAAGTGGGAGGACTGGGAGCTTCCCTGCTACCTCACCTCCTTCCTCACCGTCGTCATCCTCGGCGTCGGGCTCAACGCCAAGCCCGACCTCACCCTCGAGACCTGGGCGCACCAGAAGGCGCTCGAGCGCCTCCAGCAGCAGGAGCTGGCCTCCGCGGAGGCGCAGGCCGAGTGA